In Acidianus brierleyi, one genomic interval encodes:
- a CDS encoding FHA domain-containing protein — translation MTWKCPICGYENSDDALFCVQCGTKKPEVQSTNETPEVKPEQSLEQQSAIETPQNSPQASENQPSEQPIEQANQSEIAAVPQNLEQPPQESPQQSQSQTENPSVESQSSQIQVESKPVETEVQTTGKYYIQFIATSASALNKMKVPLDFEVFENISVGRSPENVIVIPDAEVSRRHAIISLERGNLFIEDLNSTNGTYVYDGKMFQPIKGKTEIQPNSIIKLGNNTIIKIVRE, via the coding sequence ATGACATGGAAATGCCCTATATGTGGATATGAAAATTCTGATGATGCTCTTTTTTGTGTTCAATGTGGCACAAAGAAGCCAGAAGTTCAATCAACAAATGAAACTCCAGAAGTAAAGCCTGAACAATCATTAGAGCAGCAATCAGCTATAGAGACTCCCCAGAATTCTCCACAAGCTAGCGAAAATCAACCATCAGAACAGCCTATTGAACAAGCGAATCAATCTGAGATAGCAGCTGTACCTCAAAATTTAGAACAGCCTCCACAAGAATCTCCACAACAATCACAATCCCAAACCGAAAATCCTTCTGTTGAAAGCCAGTCATCACAAATACAGGTTGAGAGCAAACCAGTTGAAACTGAAGTACAAACTACTGGGAAGTATTATATACAGTTCATAGCTACTTCTGCTTCAGCACTAAATAAAATGAAAGTTCCGTTAGATTTCGAAGTATTTGAAAATATATCCGTAGGCAGAAGTCCTGAAAATGTAATTGTAATACCAGATGCAGAAGTATCTAGAAGACATGCAATAATATCTCTAGAAAGAGGAAACTTATTTATAGAGGACCTTAACAGTACCAATGGAACATATGTCTACGATGGTAAAATGTTTCAGCCAATAAAAGGGAAAACAGAAATTCAGCCAAATTCCATAATTAAGCTTGGTAACAATACTATAATAAAAATTGTGAGAGAATGA
- a CDS encoding metallophosphoesterase, translating to MSLMEYTKIENILDLVKKSIDKFDSEELLLNLPSVKKAVFVGDTHGADCITKYVFENYSDADLFVFIGDYVDRGPNGIENLEILLKKHLEDPNKVILLRGNHESPLTNMYYGFFNEVKKKLGNEEYYSYFVEMFSRMPYAALFNNYLIVHGGIARHLNKVEEIKGLPKPDKNPDNEIAFEILWNDPREELDGFVPNIRGEGTYFYGRDVTEKFLEDNSLNGIIRAHEVADGFREDIINSEKGLKVITVFSSAYHGMRAGALVWNEEKKSFNYEYIPY from the coding sequence ATGAGTTTGATGGAATATACTAAAATCGAAAATATTTTAGATTTAGTAAAGAAGTCTATTGATAAATTTGATTCAGAAGAATTATTATTAAATCTTCCAAGTGTAAAAAAGGCTGTTTTTGTTGGAGATACGCATGGAGCTGATTGTATAACAAAATATGTCTTTGAAAATTATTCAGACGCTGATCTTTTTGTATTTATTGGTGATTACGTTGATAGGGGACCTAATGGTATAGAAAATTTAGAAATATTATTAAAAAAACATCTTGAGGATCCAAATAAGGTAATATTATTAAGAGGAAATCATGAAAGCCCGCTAACCAATATGTATTATGGTTTTTTTAATGAGGTAAAGAAAAAACTCGGAAATGAGGAGTATTACTCATATTTTGTTGAAATGTTTTCTAGAATGCCTTATGCTGCTCTTTTTAATAACTATTTGATAGTTCATGGAGGAATAGCAAGACACCTAAATAAAGTAGAAGAAATTAAGGGTCTTCCAAAACCAGATAAGAATCCAGATAATGAGATAGCCTTTGAGATACTTTGGAACGATCCTAGAGAGGAATTAGATGGATTTGTACCCAATATAAGAGGGGAAGGAACGTATTTTTATGGCAGGGATGTTACAGAAAAATTTCTTGAGGATAATAGCTTAAATGGGATAATAAGGGCTCATGAGGTAGCAGATGGATTTAGAGAAGACATTATAAATTCTGAAAAGGGCTTAAAAGTTATAACCGTATTCTCAAGCGCTTATCATGGCATGAGAGCCGGTGCTTTAGTCTGGAATGAAGAAAAAAAGAGTTTTAACTATGAATATATACCATATTAG
- a CDS encoding vWA domain-containing protein translates to MTISMRVETSHKYSFNANVKMIFKILLVPEKVSVASGFHYIILLDTSGSMEGMKLDSAKTGAIELFKRIPEGNKVTFITFSSHVNVIKEFTDPQDLSEEIISLKAGGQTALYTALLTAFNLARKHEMPSYIVLLTDGNPTDETVEGTYRKIVIPEGIQIISFGLGEDYNESILKILADRTSGQLYHVDDPMQIPENLPKAAKTKIAGKNIVIDIISEAPVKILNYSDPPIKINALEGVVKILGETNVPPNYNGNFMTIKLNYEDPSSQRQQALMSIVSLTPAKDQQTFVSGVNKDLTFEYEYYNALQKYSSDVEAGNLVEATRTLDKMNELAQQTRRIELIETTKRLSSSLETTKRIGTVEQTKKLSKEVTSEVTRKLRGES, encoded by the coding sequence ATGACCATTTCTATGCGTGTAGAAACTAGTCACAAATATTCATTTAATGCCAACGTTAAGATGATATTTAAAATTCTTTTAGTGCCAGAAAAAGTTTCTGTAGCTTCAGGATTTCATTATATCATATTGCTAGATACTAGCGGATCTATGGAAGGAATGAAACTGGATAGTGCAAAGACAGGAGCTATAGAACTATTTAAAAGAATTCCAGAAGGAAATAAAGTCACTTTTATTACATTCTCCTCACATGTTAACGTAATTAAGGAATTTACCGATCCTCAAGATCTCTCTGAAGAAATTATATCCTTAAAAGCTGGTGGACAAACGGCTCTTTATACCGCATTACTTACAGCATTTAATCTAGCTAGAAAACACGAAATGCCAAGTTATATTGTTCTCCTTACTGACGGAAATCCCACAGATGAAACAGTTGAAGGTACATACAGAAAAATAGTAATCCCTGAAGGAATTCAAATTATCTCTTTTGGATTAGGAGAAGATTATAATGAGAGTATTTTAAAAATATTAGCTGATAGAACTAGTGGACAATTATATCATGTTGACGATCCTATGCAAATTCCAGAAAATTTACCTAAAGCCGCAAAGACTAAAATAGCTGGAAAAAATATTGTTATAGACATAATTTCAGAGGCTCCAGTAAAAATCTTAAATTATTCTGATCCTCCCATAAAGATTAATGCTCTAGAAGGCGTAGTCAAAATCTTAGGCGAAACTAATGTTCCACCAAACTATAATGGTAATTTTATGACAATAAAACTAAATTATGAAGATCCGTCATCTCAAAGACAACAAGCGTTGATGAGTATAGTCTCTTTAACACCTGCAAAAGATCAACAAACTTTTGTATCTGGAGTAAATAAGGATCTTACATTTGAATATGAATATTATAACGCATTGCAAAAATATTCTTCTGATGTAGAGGCAGGTAATTTAGTAGAGGCCACAAGAACTTTAGATAAAATGAATGAACTTGCCCAACAAACTAGAAGGATAGAATTGATTGAAACTACAAAAAGGCTTTCAAGTAGCCTGGAAACTACTAAAAGAATAGGTACAGTTGAACAAACTAAAAAGCTGTCAAAAGAAGTAACTAGTGAAGTTACTAGAAAACTTAGAGGAGAAAGCTAG
- a CDS encoding AbrB/MazE/SpoVT family DNA-binding domain-containing protein translates to MTVEDIVKVSRNYQVTIPARIRQKFQIKEGDLVKVVFDDQSNSVKIVPIKQ, encoded by the coding sequence ATGACAGTCGAAGATATAGTAAAAGTAAGTAGAAACTATCAAGTCACAATACCAGCAAGAATTAGACAAAAATTCCAAATAAAAGAAGGAGATCTAGTAAAAGTAGTTTTTGATGATCAATCTAATTCAGTAAAGATAGTTCCTATAAAGCAGTAA
- a CDS encoding DUF402 domain-containing protein has translation MSSSNNLKIRIRGIYATALTYLAKENFNVVQQSPQIALRFNENIRELPADVTIKDTEDGNIIVIGKDIGDFLHNIFKYSVIWKSPIKLYSVIKTEDCKFMNYEVDPCIDEGLVIKPPYEGRILLSKPKAVGKYAFVWRENGRTYFSEHVHDKNRLLKLSLPFNKKGYNIKWRSNADYAQDIDLKAEIERLIMNYDTNTFNQGEDFYLIIPSLQDKIFLDSIRSKVIKTQKFHHMLKLSFSDVDERNVIDMLNELIKDFMGIDHVKVNKKAIRLRGGKVIKKEVTEDGYKILLRREISPNGVYDGLNVLKEEGDYDIMEIDSSKWYEVHNYYSKDGKLKGKYINISTPPELLKGKIRYVDLEIDIVERDGKREVIDMEEFEKIKNNLSENLQKEVKKIIDNFTAL, from the coding sequence ATTTCGTCTTCGAACAACTTAAAAATAAGGATTAGGGGTATTTATGCTACAGCTCTTACTTATTTAGCTAAAGAAAACTTTAATGTAGTTCAACAAAGCCCTCAAATTGCGTTAAGATTTAATGAAAATATAAGAGAACTTCCTGCAGACGTTACAATAAAAGATACAGAAGATGGAAATATCATAGTAATTGGTAAAGATATAGGAGATTTTTTACATAATATTTTCAAGTATTCTGTAATTTGGAAATCTCCTATAAAACTCTATTCAGTAATTAAGACCGAGGATTGTAAATTTATGAATTATGAAGTTGACCCTTGTATTGATGAAGGGCTTGTTATAAAACCTCCATATGAAGGAAGAATCTTGCTTTCTAAACCTAAAGCTGTGGGTAAATATGCTTTCGTTTGGAGAGAAAATGGCAGGACGTACTTTTCTGAACATGTTCATGATAAAAATAGGCTATTAAAGTTAAGTTTACCATTTAATAAAAAAGGATACAATATTAAGTGGAGAAGTAATGCAGATTATGCTCAAGATATTGATTTGAAAGCAGAAATAGAAAGATTAATTATGAATTATGATACTAACACGTTTAACCAAGGAGAAGATTTCTATTTAATAATACCTTCATTACAAGATAAGATATTCTTAGACAGTATAAGAAGTAAAGTAATAAAGACGCAAAAGTTTCATCATATGTTAAAACTTAGTTTTTCTGACGTAGATGAAAGAAATGTTATAGATATGCTAAATGAACTAATAAAAGACTTCATGGGAATAGACCACGTAAAAGTCAATAAAAAAGCAATAAGACTAAGAGGAGGAAAGGTGATTAAAAAAGAAGTCACAGAAGATGGATATAAAATTTTGCTAAGAAGAGAAATTTCTCCAAATGGAGTTTATGATGGTCTTAATGTCCTAAAAGAAGAAGGAGATTACGATATAATGGAGATAGATTCTTCAAAATGGTATGAAGTTCATAACTATTATTCTAAAGATGGTAAACTAAAGGGAAAATATATTAACATTTCAACTCCTCCAGAACTTCTTAAAGGTAAAATAAGATATGTTGATCTGGAGATTGATATCGTTGAGAGAGATGGAAAAAGGGAAGTTATTGACATGGAAGAATTTGAAAAAATAAAAAATAACTTGAGTGAAAATTTACAAAAGGAAGTTAAAAAAATTATTGATAACTTTACTGCTTTATAG
- the acnA gene encoding aconitate hydratase AcnA, with product MQNKISLGDFSLYSIKNLGIDDYPYSAKILIENVLRNLGNKTSQEDLDRVIKWEVGKDLAFLPTRVIMQDYTGVPLLVDLAAMRSEFQRIGKNPSIVNPEIQSDLVIDHSVQVDYYGTEYSLELNMRKEFERNKERYQFLKWAQKSFENLRIVPPGKGIIHQVNLEYLGKVIDVKNGIAYPEIVIGTDSHTTMINGLSILGWGVGGLEAEAVMLGEPYFMTIPQVIGVNLDGEIREGVTPTDIVLFITEKLRKKGVVGKFVEFFGPAISSLSVPDRATISNMAPEYGATVGYFPIDDQTIKFLKATGRYYEIVEKYAKAQGLFYDSKNQIKYNEVIEINLSEVEPSLAGPKNPDERISLSNMKNFEIGKKRGKIVEDGSVVIAAITSCTNTSNPTVMIGAGILAKKAVSLGLRSKSYVKTSMAPGSPVVAKYLRESRLLPYLEALGFHIVGFGCTTCIGNAGPLPKDVEEDVRENGIEVYAVISGNRNFEGRINKLLKGTFLTSPILVVAYSIFGKINMDVEKPIALDPNGNPVYLKDIWPSMKEISEYMNLALNPGFFKEQYSTIFEGDANWNELSISGTETYSWENSTYIVEPPWFKEKKKFTEIRNARIIMLLGDKITTDHISPAGPISPDSDAGKYLISLGVKELNTFGSRRGNHEVMLRGGFSNPKIKNYMVNRDGGYTVHYPDGKEGSIYEVSMMYKNEGIPLVIFAGKQYGSGSSRDWAAKVTALLGIRAVIAESFERIHRSNLVAMGVIPIESVSWKEMGLKGNEKVNLYFDIKPKSEAKIEIISEEGIKTFKGLVRIDTEAEVKYINSGGILNFVFEQLKNKD from the coding sequence ATGCAAAACAAAATTTCTTTAGGAGATTTTTCACTTTATTCTATAAAAAATTTAGGAATAGATGACTATCCTTACTCAGCAAAAATATTAATAGAAAATGTACTGCGAAATTTAGGGAATAAAACTTCACAAGAAGATTTAGATAGAGTTATTAAATGGGAAGTAGGGAAAGATTTAGCTTTCCTTCCTACAAGAGTCATTATGCAGGACTATACTGGAGTTCCCCTTTTGGTAGATCTAGCAGCAATGAGATCTGAATTCCAACGGATAGGGAAGAATCCTTCTATAGTCAATCCTGAAATTCAGTCTGACCTAGTTATAGATCACTCGGTTCAGGTCGACTATTATGGAACTGAATATTCATTAGAATTAAACATGAGAAAAGAATTCGAAAGAAATAAAGAGAGATATCAATTCCTAAAATGGGCTCAAAAATCTTTCGAAAATTTGCGAATAGTACCACCAGGGAAAGGTATAATACATCAGGTAAATTTGGAATACCTAGGTAAAGTAATAGATGTTAAAAACGGAATAGCTTATCCAGAAATAGTTATAGGGACAGATTCTCATACAACGATGATAAACGGTCTAAGTATTCTGGGATGGGGCGTAGGAGGATTAGAAGCTGAAGCTGTAATGCTTGGAGAACCTTACTTTATGACAATACCTCAAGTTATTGGTGTAAATTTAGATGGAGAAATTAGAGAAGGCGTAACGCCTACAGACATAGTGCTTTTTATTACTGAGAAATTAAGGAAAAAAGGTGTAGTTGGAAAATTTGTTGAATTCTTTGGACCTGCGATTTCTTCTCTTTCAGTGCCAGACAGAGCTACAATATCAAATATGGCACCAGAGTATGGCGCTACTGTAGGTTACTTCCCAATAGATGACCAAACTATAAAATTCCTTAAGGCTACTGGGAGATATTATGAAATTGTAGAGAAATATGCTAAGGCACAAGGACTCTTCTATGATAGTAAAAATCAAATTAAATATAATGAAGTTATAGAAATAAACCTTAGTGAAGTAGAACCTTCTCTTGCAGGTCCTAAAAATCCTGATGAAAGAATATCCTTAAGTAATATGAAAAATTTTGAAATAGGTAAAAAGAGAGGAAAAATTGTAGAAGATGGAAGTGTAGTAATAGCTGCTATAACTAGCTGTACAAACACTTCTAATCCTACTGTAATGATAGGAGCTGGAATACTAGCTAAAAAAGCAGTATCTTTGGGATTAAGATCAAAAAGCTATGTAAAAACGAGTATGGCCCCAGGATCGCCTGTAGTAGCAAAATATCTGAGAGAATCTAGACTTTTACCATATCTTGAAGCACTAGGATTTCATATAGTTGGATTTGGGTGTACCACATGCATAGGTAATGCAGGACCTCTACCCAAAGATGTTGAAGAAGACGTAAGAGAAAATGGTATAGAAGTATATGCTGTAATAAGTGGAAACAGAAACTTTGAGGGAAGAATAAATAAGTTATTAAAAGGTACTTTCTTGACTTCTCCAATATTAGTTGTAGCATATTCTATTTTTGGGAAAATAAATATGGATGTAGAAAAACCTATTGCCTTAGATCCTAACGGTAATCCAGTTTATTTAAAGGATATATGGCCTTCAATGAAAGAGATAAGCGAATACATGAATTTAGCTCTAAATCCGGGATTCTTTAAAGAACAATATTCTACAATATTTGAAGGAGACGCAAACTGGAATGAGCTTTCTATTTCCGGTACAGAAACTTATTCATGGGAGAATAGCACTTACATAGTTGAACCACCATGGTTTAAGGAAAAGAAGAAGTTTACAGAAATAAGAAACGCAAGGATCATAATGCTACTTGGAGATAAAATAACAACTGATCATATATCTCCGGCTGGCCCTATTTCCCCCGATTCCGATGCAGGAAAATACTTGATTTCTCTGGGGGTTAAAGAGTTAAACACATTTGGATCAAGGCGAGGTAATCATGAAGTAATGCTTAGAGGTGGTTTTTCGAATCCTAAAATCAAGAATTACATGGTAAATAGAGACGGAGGCTATACTGTTCATTATCCTGATGGAAAAGAAGGTTCAATCTACGAAGTTTCAATGATGTATAAAAATGAAGGAATACCATTAGTAATTTTTGCTGGAAAGCAATATGGGTCAGGTAGTTCCAGAGACTGGGCAGCTAAAGTTACTGCATTACTAGGAATAAGGGCAGTAATAGCAGAAAGTTTTGAAAGAATACATAGAAGTAACCTGGTTGCAATGGGAGTTATACCAATAGAAAGCGTTAGCTGGAAGGAAATGGGTTTAAAGGGAAATGAAAAGGTCAATTTATATTTTGACATTAAACCTAAGTCAGAGGCAAAGATAGAAATTATTAGTGAAGAAGGAATAAAAACATTCAAAGGGTTAGTTAGAATAGATACTGAGGCTGAAGTTAAATATATCAACTCTGGAGGGATCTTAAATTTCGTCTTCGAACAACTTAAAAATAAGGATTAG
- a CDS encoding nucleotidyltransferase domain-containing protein: MGKAKSAIDSQREMIKRAKEFIEDVKKEIRIENVYIVGSRARGDYLDKSDIDLVIISRDFEGMKYTKRLEMLSKYIRPGLEFFAYTPEEWNNSSSLYVKEMKKEAKRLDEIITENY; this comes from the coding sequence ATGGGTAAGGCGAAATCTGCAATAGATAGTCAAAGAGAAATGATAAAAAGAGCTAAGGAATTCATTGAAGATGTAAAAAAAGAAATAAGAATTGAGAATGTTTATATTGTTGGCTCTAGGGCCAGAGGAGATTACTTAGATAAAAGCGATATAGATCTAGTTATAATATCGAGAGACTTTGAAGGTATGAAATACACTAAAAGATTAGAAATGTTAAGTAAATACATTAGACCAGGATTAGAATTCTTTGCATATACTCCAGAAGAATGGAACAACTCCTCCTCTTTATATGTAAAAGAGATGAAGAAGGAGGCAAAGAGATTAGACGAAATAATAACAGAAAATTATTAG
- a CDS encoding HEPN domain-containing protein, with product MFNYTISRYPDVANSLPAELYSKEDAEELVRRSEKVVTWVRRNLQ from the coding sequence CTGTTCAATTATACGATATCTAGATATCCAGACGTTGCAAATAGCCTACCTGCAGAGCTTTACTCTAAGGAAGATGCAGAAGAGCTGGTAAGAAGATCAGAGAAGGTGGTAACATGGGTAAGGCGAAATCTGCAATAG
- a CDS encoding HEPN domain-containing protein produces the protein MREEAEKWFKQAIEDLSTAKDTINTGHYYAAVFWAQQAAEKALKSLLLNLGKTIRSHDLNELLNIIKTESSISVDEIRDDVRKLTVQLYDI, from the coding sequence ATGAGAGAAGAAGCCGAAAAATGGTTTAAGCAAGCCATAGAAGACCTTTCTACTGCAAAAGATACGATAAATACTGGGCATTATTATGCAGCAGTATTTTGGGCTCAACAAGCTGCAGAAAAGGCTCTAAAATCACTATTATTGAACTTAGGAAAAACTATTCGTAGTCATGATCTAAATGAACTTTTAAATATCATTAAGACTGAGTCTTCTATATCTGTTGATGAAATAAGAGATGATGTGAGAAAGTTAACTGTTCAATTATACGATATCTAG
- a CDS encoding ATP-binding cassette domain-containing protein: protein MIDVELNKVTKSFGKDRGIYDINIEVERNTKTLLLGPNGAGKTTILYLIYGILRPDSGYIKILGREPNIEMRKNDVYMLEELLIFIERATVREFIDFVKSLRYFNDQLFDLIDTFNINTNLKVYQLSSGLRRLLKISLALSSGAKVLLLDEPTSNLDIDNSKKVFSLIQQYDGTVIFASHDPEAINAAESIVHIRNGKLEYTEKRNKN from the coding sequence TTGATTGACGTAGAACTAAATAAAGTTACAAAATCATTTGGGAAAGATCGTGGAATATATGATATTAATATAGAAGTAGAAAGAAATACTAAAACATTGTTATTGGGACCTAATGGTGCAGGTAAAACTACGATATTATATTTAATTTATGGTATTTTAAGACCAGATTCTGGATATATTAAGATTTTAGGTAGAGAACCTAATATAGAAATGAGGAAAAACGACGTCTATATGTTAGAAGAATTACTAATCTTCATAGAGAGAGCTACAGTTAGAGAATTCATAGATTTCGTTAAATCCTTAAGATATTTTAATGACCAATTATTTGATTTAATAGATACATTCAATATTAACACTAATCTTAAAGTTTATCAATTATCTTCTGGTCTAAGAAGACTATTAAAAATATCATTAGCACTCTCTTCTGGAGCCAAGGTTCTTCTGCTTGATGAACCGACTTCTAACCTAGATATAGATAATTCCAAAAAAGTGTTTTCGTTAATTCAACAATATGATGGGACAGTAATTTTCGCTTCTCATGATCCTGAAGCTATCAACGCTGCTGAATCCATTGTGCACATTAGAAATGGAAAACTAGAGTATACAGAAAAAAGAAATAAAAATTAG